In Flavobacterium cerinum, one genomic interval encodes:
- a CDS encoding alpha/beta fold hydrolase has translation MSGKLNIVLVHGAWGDGSHWKNVIPELTAAGYTVVAAQNPLTALADDVATVKRLIDSLEGQTLLVGHSYGGVVITDTAAKCPDVVGLVYIAAFAPDETENLKTLLTKDAIPAGGAHIYPDANGYFWIKRDKFKESFAHDCTDAEALVMAATHKPTFGQCFEDKPTSVGWKKLPVWYQISESDQMLPPITQHFFAERMNAKTLSLDASHASMVSHPHEIAKLILRAAKELEK, from the coding sequence ATGTCAGGAAAACTCAATATTGTACTGGTACACGGAGCCTGGGGCGATGGTTCGCACTGGAAAAACGTTATACCCGAATTAACTGCGGCAGGTTATACTGTTGTAGCCGCACAAAATCCTTTAACAGCATTAGCAGATGATGTTGCTACTGTGAAGCGACTAATTGATTCGTTGGAAGGACAAACACTGTTAGTAGGCCATTCCTATGGCGGTGTTGTGATTACTGATACAGCGGCTAAATGCCCGGATGTGGTTGGTTTGGTTTATATTGCTGCTTTTGCTCCGGACGAAACGGAAAACCTGAAAACATTGTTAACCAAAGATGCTATTCCGGCAGGAGGTGCTCATATTTATCCGGATGCAAACGGTTATTTCTGGATTAAAAGAGACAAGTTTAAAGAAAGTTTTGCCCATGATTGTACCGATGCAGAAGCGTTGGTTATGGCGGCAACGCATAAACCGACTTTCGGACAATGTTTTGAAGATAAACCGACTTCAGTCGGATGGAAAAAATTACCGGTTTGGTACCAGATTTCAGAAAGCGATCAGATGTTACCGCCAATTACACAGCACTTTTTTGCCGAAAGGATGAACGCAAAAACATTATCACTCGATGCAAGTCATGCTTCAATGGTATCGCACCCGCATGAAATTGCAAAACTGATTTTAAGAGCGGCTAAAGAACTGGAAAAATAA
- a CDS encoding HdeD family acid-resistance protein: MEKQLFRNIKNAVKHWYLSVIVGILFILFGFWIFKTPMESYVTLALLFGVVFFVNGIFEIIFSVSNRKTIDHWGWILAGGIIDLVFGILLLSNLELSMAVLPLYVGFMLLFRSIAAIGYAFDLKSFGVNDWYWLLILGILGLLFSFIMIWNPLFGGMTIVIWTAMAFITYGLFRVILGFKLRKLHQLGEKYFNE, from the coding sequence ATGGAAAAGCAATTATTCCGAAACATTAAAAATGCGGTAAAACATTGGTACCTATCCGTTATTGTAGGTATTCTGTTTATTTTATTCGGATTTTGGATATTCAAAACACCAATGGAATCCTATGTAACATTGGCGCTATTATTTGGTGTCGTTTTTTTTGTAAACGGGATTTTCGAAATCATCTTTTCAGTAAGTAATCGCAAAACAATTGATCATTGGGGTTGGATTTTGGCCGGCGGAATCATTGATTTAGTATTCGGAATCTTACTGTTGTCCAATTTGGAACTATCTATGGCCGTTTTACCTTTGTATGTAGGTTTTATGTTATTGTTTCGTTCCATTGCGGCTATCGGTTATGCATTCGACCTGAAATCTTTTGGCGTAAATGACTGGTATTGGCTACTCATATTAGGGATTTTAGGACTACTTTTTTCATTTATCATGATCTGGAATCCGCTTTTTGGCGGTATGACGATTGTAATCTGGACGGCAATGGCATTTATAACCTACGGCCTTTTTCGGGTTATACTGGGATTTAAATTGCGAAAATTACATCAATTAGGAGAAAAATATTTTAACGAATAG
- a CDS encoding metallophosphoesterase family protein encodes MSRIAIFSDVHGNLPALKTILADLDLRKPDQVYCLGDLVDFAPWPNEVIELLQACRIPCIMGNHDERIAYDHEVIPLKKHTEDETNARIQAVDHTRDAISAGNKDFLGKLPQKIRLNFTQQGQELSILLVHGSTRSNEEYIYENHNEADLYQMMEDENADVLIMGHTHQSYIRKINTPDGPEKLALNCGSVGRSKEGEALATYLLLDIGTTTLTVELVKLPYPVEETVEAILASGIPDFYANFLLLQR; translated from the coding sequence ATGAGTCGAATAGCTATTTTTAGTGATGTACACGGTAACCTTCCGGCCTTAAAAACCATTTTGGCCGACCTTGATTTGCGAAAACCGGATCAGGTATATTGTCTGGGCGATCTTGTTGATTTTGCCCCGTGGCCCAATGAAGTGATCGAATTATTGCAAGCCTGTCGCATTCCTTGTATTATGGGAAATCACGACGAACGGATTGCCTATGATCACGAAGTGATTCCGTTAAAAAAACATACCGAAGATGAAACCAATGCCAGAATTCAGGCTGTTGATCATACACGTGATGCCATTTCAGCAGGAAATAAAGACTTCTTAGGAAAATTACCGCAGAAGATCCGATTGAATTTTACTCAACAGGGACAAGAACTTTCTATATTGTTGGTTCACGGCAGTACAAGAAGTAATGAGGAATACATCTATGAAAATCATAATGAAGCTGACTTGTATCAAATGATGGAAGATGAAAATGCCGATGTGCTGATAATGGGACATACACATCAATCGTATATCCGAAAGATCAATACACCCGACGGACCGGAAAAACTGGCGCTGAACTGCGGATCAGTCGGACGCTCTAAAGAAGGAGAAGCTTTGGCGACCTATCTGCTACTTGATATTGGTACGACAACCTTAACTGTAGAGCTGGTGAAATTGCCGTATCCGGTTGAGGAAACTGTAGAAGCTATTCTGGCTAGCGGAATCCCTGATTTTTATGCCAATTTCCTGCTTTTACAACGATAA
- a CDS encoding EamA family transporter translates to MLPKKKIGISAIPAVLLSMISIQSGASLAKQLFPVLGISGVATLRIGMSAIVLFGFFRPDFRNLKQKELLLGLGYGACLGAMNLIFYFAIQRIPLGLGVTLEFLGPLVLALMGSRKAIDLIWALLAGLGIFLITPRGDSSADMWGIVLAILAGAFWAGYIVIGGKISKVMKSGDAVTLGMLFASLFVIPIGVLSGDLYILNGNLLLLGLAVALLTSAIPFSLDMGALRQLPSKTFSILMSLHPAFAALSGLIFLNEQLNLIQGIAIGCVIAASIGATLTVKK, encoded by the coding sequence ATGTTACCTAAAAAAAAGATTGGTATATCGGCTATACCCGCTGTTCTGTTATCAATGATCAGTATACAGTCGGGGGCATCATTGGCCAAACAATTGTTCCCGGTTTTGGGGATCAGCGGCGTTGCGACCTTACGAATCGGAATGTCTGCTATAGTATTGTTTGGATTTTTCCGACCTGATTTCAGAAATCTAAAGCAAAAGGAGCTTTTGTTAGGACTTGGATACGGAGCCTGTCTTGGCGCCATGAACCTGATATTCTATTTTGCTATTCAACGTATTCCGTTGGGATTGGGTGTTACACTGGAGTTTCTCGGTCCTTTGGTGTTGGCTTTAATGGGGTCCCGTAAAGCAATTGACCTGATTTGGGCTTTATTGGCCGGATTGGGTATTTTTTTAATTACACCTCGTGGTGACAGTTCGGCGGATATGTGGGGAATTGTACTTGCTATTTTGGCGGGTGCTTTTTGGGCCGGTTATATTGTTATAGGCGGCAAAATTTCCAAAGTAATGAAAAGCGGTGATGCGGTAACATTAGGAATGTTGTTTGCATCGCTATTTGTTATTCCTATTGGTGTGTTAAGTGGCGATTTGTACATATTAAACGGTAATTTATTGCTTTTAGGACTTGCCGTTGCTTTACTCACAAGTGCCATTCCGTTTAGTCTGGACATGGGAGCTTTACGTCAATTACCTTCTAAAACATTTAGCATATTAATGAGTCTGCATCCGGCTTTTGCAGCTTTATCCGGTTTGATCTTCTTAAACGAACAGCTTAACCTTATACAAGGCATTGCCATCGGCTGTGTAATTGCGGCCAGTATCGGCGCGACACTGACGGTGAAAAAGTGA
- a CDS encoding outer membrane beta-barrel protein, which produces MRKIYLLIFVLLSQYSLYAQESPTTITGKVVSDSLPVAFANVVLLDWESKKVVTGVTTDNDGSFSFAVTPGTYSIKTSFLGYQNYESAIIKAESGVIHKLPLINLKEDGKLLNEVVIETTTKKPLIQLQSDKIVMNVENSVLSEGNTALELLEKAPGVMVDNDGNISLRGKQGVTIMINDKKTYLSQQQLTNLLKGTSSSSISAVEVITNPSAKYDAAGNAGVINIKLKKNARNGFNGSVNANYGRGRKNRFGSGLNLNYKTGKYNFYGSYDQYYRGESETFTFERNFYTDANRQTIDKVSNQYSVTDEPLKTNNFKAGLEYDLSERTFLGFKVNGSIGSYTNNSMSENKVRSSDNSLLSDALTNNHNYSKWNSMSYNGSFLHKFDQEKQEISADVDYTHSRFRDNALLDTQFNQTPVQDAYQSTRRGMTPSGTNIFVAKADYVYRVKENLSFEAGWKSSFVKSDNDVQYDTISGGNWIIDRGTTNHFIYKEQIHAGYINYKQNFGFIDVQAGLRAEHTAAEGNQVTMNSVVKRNYTQLFPSLFLKKNIGEEHVVQLSYSRRIDRPDYYDLNPFRFFRDPFIFYEGNPYLQPELTHSVEWGYSFRNKHMINFFYSTTSDVIVDAITQIDDTNTTILRSENLSTRKNYGVSLTSGIKLTRWWDANNFVNLYRNEFSGEQNESSVATGIWSYDLNSQHSLKLSKGLTSEFSFQYNSRSIYSTFERKDFFVVSAGIQKKLFSDKATVKLAVNDIFKSRRFYRTMLFNNINMKENINLDSRILNVSFTYNFGDQNQNKRKINIEDDETKKRMKN; this is translated from the coding sequence GTGAGAAAAATTTACCTTCTGATCTTCGTATTGTTAAGTCAATACTCGTTATACGCACAGGAATCCCCAACAACCATAACCGGAAAAGTAGTCAGTGATTCGTTACCGGTCGCATTTGCCAACGTTGTATTATTGGATTGGGAATCGAAAAAAGTAGTAACCGGAGTGACAACTGATAACGACGGCTCTTTTTCATTTGCCGTAACACCGGGAACGTATAGTATAAAAACCAGTTTTTTAGGTTATCAGAATTATGAATCCGCAATTATAAAAGCTGAAAGCGGTGTTATACATAAACTTCCGCTGATCAACCTAAAAGAAGACGGTAAGTTGTTAAATGAGGTAGTAATTGAAACCACAACGAAAAAACCGTTGATTCAATTGCAATCGGATAAAATTGTGATGAATGTTGAAAATAGTGTCTTATCGGAAGGTAATACCGCCTTGGAATTATTGGAAAAAGCACCCGGAGTAATGGTCGATAACGACGGCAATATCAGCCTTAGAGGAAAACAAGGGGTTACAATAATGATCAACGATAAAAAGACGTATTTATCACAACAACAATTAACCAATTTATTAAAAGGTACTTCCTCTTCTTCGATCAGTGCGGTAGAAGTGATAACCAATCCGTCGGCGAAATACGATGCTGCGGGGAATGCGGGTGTTATTAATATCAAACTTAAAAAGAATGCCCGAAACGGTTTTAACGGTTCGGTAAATGCCAATTATGGAAGAGGACGAAAAAATCGTTTCGGAAGCGGATTAAACCTGAATTATAAAACCGGAAAATATAATTTTTACGGAAGTTATGATCAATATTATAGAGGGGAAAGCGAAACCTTTACTTTTGAACGGAACTTTTATACTGATGCGAACCGACAAACAATTGATAAGGTATCCAATCAGTATAGCGTTACGGATGAACCGTTGAAAACCAATAATTTTAAAGCCGGACTGGAATATGATCTTTCGGAGCGCACTTTTCTGGGTTTCAAAGTAAATGGAAGTATAGGAAGTTATACGAATAACAGTATGTCAGAAAATAAAGTGCGATCGTCGGATAATAGTTTATTGTCGGATGCGCTTACCAATAATCATAATTATTCAAAGTGGAATAGTATGAGTTATAATGGTAGCTTTCTTCACAAATTTGATCAGGAAAAGCAGGAAATTAGTGCCGATGTCGATTATACCCATTCCCGATTCCGGGATAATGCCTTATTGGACACGCAATTTAATCAGACGCCGGTTCAGGACGCCTATCAGTCAACTCGTAGAGGGATGACACCTTCCGGTACCAATATTTTTGTTGCCAAAGCCGATTATGTGTATCGGGTAAAAGAAAATTTATCGTTTGAAGCCGGTTGGAAAAGCAGTTTTGTAAAATCGGATAACGACGTGCAGTATGATACGATTTCCGGAGGAAACTGGATCATTGATCGTGGTACAACCAACCATTTTATTTATAAGGAGCAGATTCATGCCGGATACATTAACTATAAACAAAACTTCGGTTTTATAGATGTTCAGGCCGGACTTCGGGCTGAGCATACCGCTGCGGAAGGAAATCAGGTAACGATGAATTCTGTCGTGAAAAGGAATTATACGCAATTGTTTCCAAGCTTGTTTCTAAAGAAAAATATCGGAGAAGAGCATGTTGTACAGTTATCATATAGCAGAAGAATCGACCGTCCGGATTATTATGATCTGAATCCGTTCCGTTTTTTCAGGGATCCGTTTATATTTTATGAAGGAAATCCATATCTGCAACCGGAGTTGACACATTCAGTAGAGTGGGGCTATTCGTTCCGGAATAAACATATGATCAATTTCTTCTACAGTACAACAAGTGATGTAATTGTTGACGCTATTACGCAAATTGACGATACAAATACGACCATATTACGCTCTGAAAATTTAAGTACGCGAAAAAATTATGGTGTAAGCTTAACTTCCGGGATAAAACTAACACGTTGGTGGGATGCTAACAATTTTGTGAATCTGTATCGCAATGAATTCAGCGGTGAACAAAATGAATCATCTGTAGCAACCGGAATCTGGAGTTATGACCTTAATTCGCAACATAGTCTGAAATTAAGCAAAGGGCTAACTTCAGAATTCAGTTTCCAATACAATTCAAGGTCGATTTACAGTACGTTTGAGCGTAAAGATTTCTTCGTTGTTTCGGCCGGTATTCAGAAAAAACTGTTTTCGGATAAAGCAACTGTAAAACTGGCTGTGAATGATATCTTTAAAAGCCGCCGGTTTTACCGTACCATGTTGTTTAACAACATTAATATGAAAGAAAATATCAATCTGGATAGTCGTATTCTGAATGTTTCTTTTACGTATAATTTTGGTGATCAAAATCAGAATAAACGAAAAATAAATATCGAGGATGATGAGACTAAAAAACGGATGAAAAATTAA
- a CDS encoding GNAT family N-acetyltransferase, protein MITIENYKPEYQCYFEAFNKAWLEKYYVVEAIDEYVLTHPEEAILNDGGRILFAVYNEAVVGTVALRKVDEGVMEFTKMAVDEKYQGLGAGKMLCEAAIQLARDLKQEKLILYSQTQLQTALSIYRKYGFIDKPIDGTKYKRADVYMEMSLLDGEMS, encoded by the coding sequence ATGATTACGATTGAAAATTATAAACCCGAATACCAATGCTATTTTGAAGCATTTAACAAGGCCTGGCTTGAAAAATATTATGTTGTGGAGGCGATAGACGAATATGTGCTGACGCATCCTGAAGAAGCGATTTTAAATGACGGCGGACGAATTTTATTTGCCGTATATAATGAGGCAGTTGTGGGAACTGTGGCACTTCGAAAAGTAGATGAAGGTGTTATGGAGTTTACTAAAATGGCGGTTGATGAAAAGTACCAGGGATTAGGAGCCGGAAAAATGTTGTGCGAAGCAGCAATACAACTTGCCCGTGATCTGAAACAGGAAAAATTAATTTTATATTCGCAAACACAGTTGCAAACTGCTTTGAGTATTTATAGAAAGTATGGTTTTATTGATAAACCGATTGACGGAACGAAATACAAAAGAGCCGATGTATATATGGAAATGAGTTTGTTGGATGGAGAAATGAGTTAA
- a CDS encoding HdeD family acid-resistance protein gives MSNKLIFLVLGLLFIGVGIWIFQTPVAAYATLATVFSLTFLINGILELGYYISQKEKVYGYGWGVSAGILDLVLGICLLANPGLSEIVLPFFIGFMLLFRSSTIFALGFELLSLKRHNWGWYMMLGALGFLFALFLIWNPLFAEATIIVWTSLSFITIGISKILYIMLYPQNIQPIL, from the coding sequence ATGAGTAATAAACTTATTTTTCTGGTACTGGGCTTACTATTTATTGGGGTAGGCATATGGATTTTTCAAACACCGGTTGCTGCTTATGCAACTCTCGCCACCGTATTTAGCCTTACATTTCTGATAAATGGTATCTTAGAATTAGGCTATTATATTTCGCAAAAAGAAAAAGTTTACGGTTATGGTTGGGGTGTATCAGCCGGTATATTGGATTTGGTTTTGGGAATCTGTTTGTTGGCCAACCCGGGATTGTCGGAAATCGTATTGCCTTTCTTTATCGGTTTTATGTTATTATTCCGTTCCTCAACTATTTTCGCACTGGGCTTCGAGCTTCTTTCGTTGAAAAGACATAATTGGGGGTGGTATATGATGTTGGGTGCTTTAGGATTCCTTTTTGCGCTTTTCCTGATCTGGAATCCGCTTTTTGCCGAAGCAACAATTATCGTATGGACCTCCCTTAGTTTTATCACAATCGGGATATCCAAAATTTTGTACATCATGCTTTATCCGCAAAATATTCAACCGATTTTATAA
- a CDS encoding nuclear transport factor 2 family protein has translation MKNIALSLLSLLLLASCTGEKRDKKETVHQNEKLIQQYFDYFNQHNWVKLSEMYTETAEFRDPSLGPEVVRQSRYQIIKKYTELAQMFPDLKDTVSAIYMAGEHHVVVEFTSSGTAPDKSRFILPICTIFTIENGAITKDFTYYDNFE, from the coding sequence ATGAAAAACATTGCTTTATCTCTACTTTCCTTACTATTACTGGCTTCCTGCACTGGTGAAAAAAGAGACAAAAAAGAGACAGTTCATCAAAACGAAAAATTGATCCAACAATACTTCGATTATTTCAATCAACATAATTGGGTAAAGTTATCGGAAATGTATACTGAAACGGCCGAATTCCGGGATCCGTCATTAGGTCCGGAAGTAGTCAGACAATCCCGTTATCAGATTATCAAAAAATATACGGAATTAGCCCAGATGTTTCCGGATTTGAAAGATACGGTTTCGGCCATCTATATGGCCGGCGAACATCATGTGGTTGTGGAATTTACATCAAGCGGTACCGCGCCCGATAAAAGTCGGTTTATATTACCGATCTGCACCATTTTCACAATTGAAAACGGTGCGATCACTAAAGATTTCACTTATTATGACAACTTTGAATAA
- a CDS encoding T9SS type A sorting domain-containing protein, which translates to MRIITLLLVLFSFQIANAQIPDWEWVKNMDMTNNNWRRSITTDNNGDVIVITDFTKPTITFGNITINNDSPSYYYSDIAMVKYDSQGNVKWAKRFGGPKTDWSFAITTDNAGNIYFTGGYQETITIDSFTLTAFTLGYYIAKLDTNGNTVFVKKITNEEIIACNVLKTDNDGNVYLTGIFSIPTVTFDAIVIENEGFQNALSSDRSYVAKMDGNGNYLWVKASQSPHRHFTGVESIGLAVDDAGNVYNSGKFGCNTLKFGAITVTKSIGNDANYNMYLVKYDTNGNEMWVRSTGSTTGTQTCARAVKTDSDGNVYTAGFFSDSVNFGNTTLNSSGGEQQFIVKYNPNGDVIWIRNANAPAGHNAICSIDTDENNNLYTTGIFNNAQVDFGNGVVLTNPVEIDGALFVVKYTPEGEAVWGRKALSLNKFNFVNINCVTENDIYISSSYNGTGMTFGNHTIVKSEENYNQFLAKLAYNPLNTTDWDQNSTKVYPNPVKEQLTISNPEQFKTYRLYTMLGVKVKEGTIREEINTIDLSSLAKGIYLLELANPQSRSETIKIIKE; encoded by the coding sequence ATGCGAATCATTACCCTGCTACTTGTATTATTTTCCTTTCAAATAGCCAATGCTCAAATACCGGATTGGGAATGGGTTAAGAATATGGACATGACCAATAATAACTGGAGACGTAGCATTACTACTGACAATAATGGTGATGTTATAGTGATTACCGATTTTACAAAACCAACAATTACATTTGGAAATATAACGATAAATAATGATAGCCCGTCTTATTACTATTCTGATATTGCAATGGTAAAGTATGATAGTCAGGGAAATGTAAAATGGGCGAAACGTTTCGGTGGACCTAAAACGGATTGGTCTTTTGCAATAACGACCGATAATGCGGGTAATATTTATTTCACCGGTGGCTATCAAGAAACAATAACGATTGATTCCTTTACATTAACAGCATTTACACTAGGCTATTATATTGCTAAATTAGATACGAACGGCAATACTGTTTTTGTAAAGAAGATAACCAACGAAGAGATTATTGCCTGCAATGTTCTTAAAACCGACAATGACGGAAATGTTTATCTGACCGGAATTTTTAGTATTCCTACCGTTACCTTTGATGCGATTGTTATTGAAAACGAAGGATTTCAAAATGCGCTAAGTTCTGATCGTTCCTATGTTGCTAAAATGGATGGTAACGGGAATTATCTTTGGGTGAAAGCATCACAAAGTCCGCATCGGCATTTTACCGGAGTAGAATCTATCGGGCTCGCTGTAGATGACGCGGGAAATGTGTATAACAGCGGAAAATTCGGATGTAATACATTGAAATTCGGAGCTATAACAGTAACGAAGAGTATTGGAAATGATGCAAATTATAATATGTATCTGGTAAAATATGATACCAATGGAAATGAAATGTGGGTGCGAAGTACCGGAAGTACAACAGGAACTCAAACCTGCGCGCGTGCTGTGAAAACGGATTCGGACGGAAATGTATATACAGCAGGTTTTTTTTCGGATAGTGTAAATTTTGGTAATACAACTTTGAATTCCTCAGGCGGAGAGCAACAGTTTATTGTAAAGTATAATCCGAACGGGGATGTGATTTGGATCAGAAATGCGAATGCTCCTGCGGGACATAATGCAATATGTTCAATTGATACGGACGAAAATAATAACTTGTATACTACCGGAATCTTTAATAATGCTCAGGTTGATTTCGGAAACGGAGTCGTACTGACCAATCCGGTTGAAATCGACGGAGCGCTTTTTGTCGTAAAATATACACCGGAAGGAGAAGCGGTTTGGGGACGAAAAGCTCTTTCGCTTAACAAATTTAATTTTGTCAATATCAATTGCGTGACCGAAAACGATATTTATATATCCAGTTCGTATAATGGAACCGGAATGACTTTCGGAAATCATACAATTGTAAAATCGGAGGAAAACTACAACCAGTTTCTGGCCAAATTAGCCTACAACCCGTTAAATACGACCGATTGGGATCAGAATAGTACTAAAGTATATCCGAATCCGGTTAAAGAGCAACTTACAATAAGTAATCCCGAGCAATTTAAAACGTATCGTTTGTATACTATGTTGGGCGTTAAAGTGAAAGAAGGGACGATCCGGGAAGAAATAAATACTATTGATCTCAGTTCACTGGCAAAAGGAATTTATCTGTTAGAGTTAGCCAATCCGCAATCCCGATCTGAAACCATCAAAATTATAAAGGAATAA
- the cls gene encoding cardiolipin synthase, which translates to MTLEELVNPWSTLFLAVYYLIVIAVCCIVIYNTKSPAKASAYLLLVTFVPVAGIFVYFSFGFNYRKREIYSKKIIKDDNLLAQVIRAVNDNSRKILRTRPELFGNFDSVARMVLKNENSLISDNNKIDLLVNGEQKFPRLLDDLAGAQRNIHLEYYIYEDDETGNAIANLLIQKVREGVAVRFVYDAFGSSGIKKLARRLKTNGVEVYPFYKIIFSLLANRVNNRNHRKIVVIDGKIGYIGGINVSDRYVNDPRFENDYYWRDAGIRIEGTGVYNLQYTFLSDWNFASGQTLQPEETFFPSGLNGERVGNTIMQTVVSGADSKIPSIMLSMAQSIAVSRKEVLLTSPYFIPDDTILNAIKVVALSGIPVKLLVPGISDSKIVNAVSSSYYKELMEAGVEVYRYQKGFVHAKTMVCDGLLSMIGSANMDYRSFDLNFEANAIIYDFTLAATLRSQFYKDLEDAERIDPVQWRKRSRMQKFKERLVRLAAPLM; encoded by the coding sequence ATGACTTTGGAAGAACTCGTCAATCCGTGGAGTACGCTGTTTTTAGCGGTTTATTACCTGATCGTAATAGCCGTTTGTTGTATTGTGATCTATAATACCAAATCACCGGCCAAGGCATCTGCTTATTTGCTTTTGGTAACTTTTGTACCGGTGGCGGGAATTTTTGTCTACTTTTCATTCGGATTTAATTATCGGAAACGGGAAATTTATTCCAAAAAAATCATTAAAGATGATAATTTGCTGGCTCAGGTGATCCGGGCGGTAAATGATAATTCCCGAAAAATTCTGCGAACCCGACCCGAGCTATTCGGAAATTTTGATTCTGTAGCCCGAATGGTGCTGAAAAATGAAAATAGCCTGATTTCGGATAATAATAAAATTGATTTGTTGGTAAACGGTGAACAGAAATTCCCCCGTTTACTCGATGATTTAGCCGGAGCACAACGAAACATTCACCTGGAATATTATATTTATGAAGATGATGAAACCGGAAATGCTATAGCAAATCTGCTGATTCAAAAAGTCAGGGAAGGAGTGGCTGTCCGGTTTGTATATGATGCTTTCGGAAGCTCGGGAATCAAGAAACTCGCCCGGCGGTTAAAGACTAACGGAGTGGAAGTATATCCGTTTTATAAAATCATTTTTTCGTTATTAGCCAATCGCGTAAACAATCGCAATCACCGGAAAATCGTAGTAATTGACGGAAAGATAGGTTATATTGGCGGAATCAATGTCAGCGATCGCTATGTTAACGATCCCCGGTTTGAAAACGATTATTATTGGCGTGATGCCGGAATTCGTATTGAAGGAACCGGAGTATATAATTTGCAATACACCTTTTTAAGCGACTGGAATTTTGCATCGGGACAGACTTTACAACCGGAAGAAACTTTTTTTCCGTCCGGATTAAATGGAGAAAGAGTCGGAAATACGATTATGCAGACGGTGGTAAGCGGAGCCGATTCGAAAATACCGTCTATTATGTTGTCAATGGCACAGAGTATTGCCGTGTCCCGTAAAGAAGTGCTTTTAACATCACCGTATTTTATTCCCGATGACACGATTTTAAATGCAATCAAAGTAGTGGCATTAAGTGGCATACCGGTAAAACTATTGGTTCCCGGAATTTCGGATTCGAAAATCGTTAACGCTGTATCTTCGTCCTACTATAAAGAACTAATGGAAGCCGGAGTGGAAGTATATCGCTATCAGAAAGGTTTTGTTCATGCAAAGACAATGGTTTGCGACGGACTGTTGAGTATGATCGGTTCTGCGAATATGGATTACCGCAGTTTTGACCTGAATTTTGAGGCCAATGCGATTATTTATGACTTTACATTAGCAGCGACTTTACGAAGCCAGTTTTATAAAGATCTCGAAGATGCCGAACGGATTGATCCGGTACAATGGCGAAAACGCTCCCGAATGCAGAAATTTAAAGAACGACTCGTACGCTTGGCGGCTCCATTAATGTAA